From Patagioenas fasciata isolate bPatFas1 chromosome 15, bPatFas1.hap1, whole genome shotgun sequence, a single genomic window includes:
- the JPT2 gene encoding jupiter microtubule associated homolog 2 gives MFQGPEADSAKPSSRVLKPPGGGSSNLFGSTEEVSSSSRPHRMASNIFGASEEPQNIPKRTNPPGGKESGIFEDSSSAQPRPRMNPPGGKTSDIFGSPVPTSVVRAHPNKPKDHIVLKEDETPKKLEATENIKPQLEDGGEKKDLGKEERCKEPEPKIDNHEPRLGPRPRSHNKVLNPPGGKSSIAFY, from the exons ATGTTCCAGGGCCCCGAGGCCGACTCGGCCAAACCCAGCTCCAG GGTATTGAAGCCCCCAGGAGGAGGTTCTAGTAATCTGTTTGGGAGtacagaagaagtttcttcttcaagCAGGCCACACCGGATGGCATCCAATATCTTTGGAGCATCAGAAGAACCTCAAAACATTCCAAAAAGAACAAACCCTCCAG GGGGAAAAGAAAGTGGTATTTTTGAGGATTCTAGTTCTGCTCAGCCTCGTCCACGCATGAATCCACCTGGTGGGAAGACAAGTGATATCTTTGGGTCTCCTGTACCTACCAGTGTTGTGCGAGCACATCCAAACAAGCCGAAG GATCACATTGTCTTGAAAGAAGATGAAACACCAAAGAAGCTAGAAG CTACAGAAAATATCAAACCACAGCTGGAAGATGGAGGCGAGAAAAAAGATCTGGGCAAAGAGGAGCGATGCAAGGAGCCAGAACCCAAGATAGACAATCATGAGCCCCGATTAGGGCCAAGGCCACGCTCACACAACAAAGTTCTCAATCCACCAGGGGGTAAATCCAGTATTGCATTCTATTAG